The genomic DNA AAGATTACTGTCTCACTTACTAAGCTGCTTGAGCTACACGATGTTAATCTAAAAGGAAAATTTGCCATTCTTACATTAACGAAAGTTCGGATTAGAGAAATACATCTATAAAGCCCGGGTACAGGCGACTAGGTAGCCCCCGTTTCCACTCAGGATTGCTGCTCCACATTGTCCTTCAGCCACTACGCTTGTTTGCGCACGTTCGTATCTTCCGGCTCTTACATCCCAATATGTTCAAACGATTTCCGAACTTCCTGCTTACAAAGAATGAGTTTAGGGATGTATTCTCGTTGACAAAAATGGCAGTAATTACATAGTAATTACCATGAGAGCAGCGGTCGTTAAAATAGGCAATTCGAAAGGAATAAGGATTCCTAAGGCGCTTTTAGAAGAATGCCATATTGAAGAAGAAGTAGATCTGCTTATTGATAAGAATAAAATCATAATTGTACCTTTGAAGACAAAACCGAGAGATGGTTGGGAAAAACAATTTAAAGCAATGTCCGATAAAAAGGATGATAAGCTGTTAATTCCGGACTTGATTGATTTATCTACTAAGGCTTGGGAATGGTAGTTTCTCAGTACGAAGTTTATTTAATAAATTTAGATCCTACAATTGGTCGCGAAATCAAAAAATCAAGACCATGCGTAATAATATCTCCGAATGAGATGAATAAGTTTATAAGTACGATTATTGTCGCACCAATGACAACGAAATCACACTCATATCCCACGAGAGTAGAGCTAACTTTCCAGAGTAAGAAAGGTTGGATAGTCTTAGACCAAATTCGGACAGTTGATAAGGCTCGTTTAATCAAAAAACTCGGTAAGATTGAATCGAAAACAATAACGAAAATTAAACATATTATTCAGGAAATGTTGGTTGACTAAGGTTTCAACTCGAGAGTAAAAACAGGCGACTAAC from Leptospira fainei serovar Hurstbridge str. BUT 6 includes the following:
- a CDS encoding AbrB/MazE/SpoVT family DNA-binding domain-containing protein, coding for MRAAVVKIGNSKGIRIPKALLEECHIEEEVDLLIDKNKIIIVPLKTKPRDGWEKQFKAMSDKKDDKLLIPDLIDLSTKAWEW
- a CDS encoding type II toxin-antitoxin system PemK/MazF family toxin, translated to MVVSQYEVYLINLDPTIGREIKKSRPCVIISPNEMNKFISTIIVAPMTTKSHSYPTRVELTFQSKKGWIVLDQIRTVDKARLIKKLGKIESKTITKIKHIIQEMLVD